The following proteins are co-located in the Primulina tabacum isolate GXHZ01 chromosome 11, ASM2559414v2, whole genome shotgun sequence genome:
- the LOC142519540 gene encoding uncharacterized protein ycf20 isoform X2: MPSSLNLTGFRLPSVKISKSRLLVAFSFGKSTPTPFLLTFSVAKGQSFTVDKFKMTWSLRSATDGSRLNSSSSSANDSRGGTRLIRAIQTVRVMLITRLKELRRNLPVKLFSFLVGFYCATAFATAIGQTGDWDVLSAALAMALVEGIGALMYKYSLNFVDNIKNLIIIFNYWKAGLSLGLFLDSFKY; this comes from the exons ATGCCATCGTCTCTCAATTTGACTGGTTTCAGACTCCCGAGTGTTAAAATTTCCAAGTCAAGGTTGCTTGTTGCTTTTTCCTTTGGCAAATCGACGCCCACGCCCTTTCTGCTGACGTTTTCCGTTGCCAAGGGTCAATCTTTTACGGTCGACAAATTCAA GATGACATGGTCTCTTAGAAGTGCAACCGATGGCAGTAGGCtaaattcttcttcttcttctgcaAATGACTCACGTGGTGGAACTCGACTTATCAGGGCTATCCAAACTGttcgagttatgttgattacTAGATTAAAGGAGTTGAGGAGAAACCTTCCCGTCAAATTATTCTCTTTCTTGGTGGGATTCTATTGCGCAACTGCTTTTGCCACTGCGATTGGACAAACAGGAGACTGGGATGTGCTGTCTGCTGCTTTGGCCATGGCTCTTGTGGAGGGGATTGGGGCTCTTATGTATAAGTATTCTCTAAATTTTGTGGACAACATAAAGAACTTAATCATCATATTCAATTACTGGAAGGCTGGGCTATCGCTTGGTCTCTTTTTGGACTCCTTTAAGTATTAG
- the LOC142519540 gene encoding uncharacterized protein ycf20 isoform X1: MPSSLNLTGFRLPSVKISKSRLLVAFSFGKSTPTPFLLTFSVAKGQSFTVDKFKRMTWSLRSATDGSRLNSSSSSANDSRGGTRLIRAIQTVRVMLITRLKELRRNLPVKLFSFLVGFYCATAFATAIGQTGDWDVLSAALAMALVEGIGALMYKYSLNFVDNIKNLIIIFNYWKAGLSLGLFLDSFKY; encoded by the exons ATGCCATCGTCTCTCAATTTGACTGGTTTCAGACTCCCGAGTGTTAAAATTTCCAAGTCAAGGTTGCTTGTTGCTTTTTCCTTTGGCAAATCGACGCCCACGCCCTTTCTGCTGACGTTTTCCGTTGCCAAGGGTCAATCTTTTACGGTCGACAAATTCAA AAGGATGACATGGTCTCTTAGAAGTGCAACCGATGGCAGTAGGCtaaattcttcttcttcttctgcaAATGACTCACGTGGTGGAACTCGACTTATCAGGGCTATCCAAACTGttcgagttatgttgattacTAGATTAAAGGAGTTGAGGAGAAACCTTCCCGTCAAATTATTCTCTTTCTTGGTGGGATTCTATTGCGCAACTGCTTTTGCCACTGCGATTGGACAAACAGGAGACTGGGATGTGCTGTCTGCTGCTTTGGCCATGGCTCTTGTGGAGGGGATTGGGGCTCTTATGTATAAGTATTCTCTAAATTTTGTGGACAACATAAAGAACTTAATCATCATATTCAATTACTGGAAGGCTGGGCTATCGCTTGGTCTCTTTTTGGACTCCTTTAAGTATTAG